In Candidatus Manganitrophus morganii, the genomic window TTCGGAGGTCCCCTCATGAAGACCCTTCAAGATCTCAAGCCGCTCATCGAATACCTTCAAGAGATACAACATCTTTCCAGCGCGATTTCGATCTTTCATTGGGACCAGGAGACCTACATGCCGCCGGGGGCGGGACAAGCGCGGGCGGAGCAGTTGTCGTCCTTGGGCGGTTTGGCGCACGACAAGAGCGTCGGGCCGGAAATGCAGCGGCTTCTCTCCCAGTGGGTTGATTTGAAGAGCGGTGGAATCAAGGGGGAGTGGGACGAGGCGCCGCAGGCGCTTTTGAGAGAGGTTTGGCGAGACTACGACAAGGCGACGAAGCTTCCATCGGAATTTGTCCGGCGGTTTGCGAAGGCTTCGTCGATCTCGGAGCAGGTCTGGGTGGAGGCGCGAAAGAAGAGCGACTTCTCGCTGTTTATGCCGCACCTCAAGACGATGGTCGATCTGAAGAAAGAAGAGATCGGCTATATCGGTTACAAGGATTCTCCTTACGATGCGTTGCTTGATGCGTATGAGCCGGGGATGACGGTGGCGCAATTGGTTCCCCTCTTTGCCGCATTGAAGCAGGAATTGGTGCCGCTGCTTGAGAAGATCGTCCACTCGCCGGTCCAGCCGAAGTGCGATTTTCTCCGCCGCTCTTATGCGCCTGAGAAACAGCTGGCTTTCGGCCAACAGGTTTTGGATGCAATGGGCTTTGATTTTACTACGGGCCGGCAGGATCTCTCGGCGCATCCCTTCACCACCTCTTTTCACCCCACCGATGTCCGGATCACTACGCGGGTGGACGAGCATGATCTCCTCTCCTCCCTCTACAGCTCGATTCACGAGGGGGGGCACGCCCTCTACGATCAGGGGCTCCAGGCCGATCTCTACGGAACGCCGCTCGGCGAGGCGCGCTCGCTCGGGGTTCATGAGAGCCAATCCCGTCTCTGGGAAAACGGCATCGGCCGATCGAAGCCGTTCTGGGGGTATTTTTATCCGATCCTTCAGAAGACCTTTCCGGAAGGGTTGAGGGGGGTCGATCCGGAAACCTTCTATGCGGCGGTGAACACCGTCCGCCCATCGCTGATCCGCGTCGAAGCCGATGAGCTGACCTACAACCTCCATATCATGGTCCGGTTTGAAATCGAGCGGGCATTGATCGAGGAGAATCTTCCGGTCGAAGAACTTCCGTCGCTCTGGAACGAGAAGATGCGTCAATACCTCGGCGTGGTACCCGACTCCGACGCCCACGGCGTCCTTCAAGACATCCACTGGTCGGGCGGGGCGATCGGCTATTTTCCGACCTACACTCTCGGCAACCTCTATTCGGTTCAGTTTTTGAATCAGGCGAAGAAGGAAATGCCGGGTCTCGAAGGGGAGATCGCGAAGGGGAATCTCCTGCCGTTGAAAAAGTGGCTGAACGAAAAGATCCACCGGTGGGGAAAACAATATCCGACCGAAGAATTGGTCCGCCGCGTCACGGGGGAACCCTTGAACCCAACCTACTTCGTTCAATATTTGAAGGAAAAATTCGGTCCGATCTATCGCGTGACATAAATCTATCTGTGGTATGCCGGCCGGATCAATCCCTTGACATCGGATCATCGAACCTGTATGCTTCCTGAAAAATTCAGGATAGCTATGTTTTTGAGTAAAAAAGCCAAATATATTACGCTTATTATCCTGGCTTTTTCCTTTCTCAATCTCTCTCTGGCCAGTGCTTGCATGGTTCCCGATTGGGCGCCGAAAGCCGACGATTGCTGCGTCCTGCCATGCAAGACCGTCACATCGCCGGAGCTGGCCAAAAGTTTCTGCAACCTGTCCGATCAGCAACGCTCCCTTCACGCAGGACCCCAGCTTTATATGCCCGCCATTCTCGTGGAGGATGGTCTTGCTTTGATTTCCCGCTCCTGTAAGGCCCCGCCCCCTGTTATTTTGTCCAGAATTGATTCAGATCAACCCCTGTCCCAACCTCGTGAGGATCTTTTTATCCTCCACCGTACCCTTCTGC contains:
- a CDS encoding carboxypeptidase M32 codes for the protein MKTLQDLKPLIEYLQEIQHLSSAISIFHWDQETYMPPGAGQARAEQLSSLGGLAHDKSVGPEMQRLLSQWVDLKSGGIKGEWDEAPQALLREVWRDYDKATKLPSEFVRRFAKASSISEQVWVEARKKSDFSLFMPHLKTMVDLKKEEIGYIGYKDSPYDALLDAYEPGMTVAQLVPLFAALKQELVPLLEKIVHSPVQPKCDFLRRSYAPEKQLAFGQQVLDAMGFDFTTGRQDLSAHPFTTSFHPTDVRITTRVDEHDLLSSLYSSIHEGGHALYDQGLQADLYGTPLGEARSLGVHESQSRLWENGIGRSKPFWGYFYPILQKTFPEGLRGVDPETFYAAVNTVRPSLIRVEADELTYNLHIMVRFEIERALIEENLPVEELPSLWNEKMRQYLGVVPDSDAHGVLQDIHWSGGAIGYFPTYTLGNLYSVQFLNQAKKEMPGLEGEIAKGNLLPLKKWLNEKIHRWGKQYPTEELVRRVTGEPLNPTYFVQYLKEKFGPIYRVT